In one Suricata suricatta isolate VVHF042 chromosome 9, meerkat_22Aug2017_6uvM2_HiC, whole genome shotgun sequence genomic region, the following are encoded:
- the LOC115302195 gene encoding uncharacterized protein LOC115302195 has product MGPRGRRRCVHPARGEAAASRGWLGLGPEASTGSRVVGRGGGRPGPGGSFDVSSRRCRGNRVYAGARGGTPTKYPPKSRPHHLSTRSGLWRGPGGPPQRLHLYGGYMKRAWASYKLAKFNKGSLLSSLVGYKCPTGRPLLGMLLPVDVSGTRRVADDFTQAVTSDSPKREDREGPLIHVQIRGDLLHPRSREEESDGVPSAWQSKQGYVLGMESFP; this is encoded by the exons ATGGGGCCCCGCGGCCGCCGCCGCTGCGTTCATCCCGCACGGGGGGAGGCGGCCGCCAGCCGGGGGTGGCTCGGGCTGGGGCCGGAGGCCTCTACCGGGAGTCGGGTCGTCGGGAGGGGTGGCGGTCGCCCGGGACCCGGCGGATCCTTTGACGTGAGTTCTAGGCGTTGCCGAGGGAACCGTGTTTACGCAGGAGCGCGGGGCGGGACGCCGACCAAGTACCCTCCGAAAAGCCGCCCACATCACCTCTCCACGAGGTCTGGGCTTTGGCGGGGGCCCGGCGGACCCCCTCAGCGACTTCATTTATATGGAGGCTACATGAAACGGGCCTGGGCCTCCTATAAATTGGCCAAGTTCAACAAGGGTTCACTCTTGAGCTCTCTTGTCGGATACAAGTGTCCTACAGGGAGGCCTTTGCTGGGGATGCTGCTTCCTGTGGATGTTTCTGGAACACGCAG GGTAGCTGATGACTTCACACAGGCAGTGACATCGGACTCTCCaaaaagagaggacagagaaggaccTTTGATTCATGTGCAAATTCGTGGAGATTTACTGC ATCCCAGGTCCAGGGAGGAAGAGTCTGATGGTGTACCCTCTGCCTGGCAGTCCAAGCAAGGCTACGTGCTGGGGATGGAGAGTTTTCCATAG